A window of Thermococcus sp. LS1 genomic DNA:
ATCGACCAGAAGGTCTTCTCGGGAAAGCCAGAAGTGAGCCTTGACAGGCTTTTGAAGGGCGAGTCGAGCGACGAGCTCCTTTCGTTCCTCAAAGAGCTTGAAAGCAGGGGCTACGACGAGTTCGTAGTCGAGGACTCGGAGCTGAGCAGGGCTTTAAAGGAGCTCGGATACAATGTTACTGCTGAGTTCCCCAACATAGCCGGTGAAAAGCTCCGTTCAAACCCGGAGGAGTTTTTGGGCGAGAACTGGTTTGAGGAGTACTTCAGCGTCGGTGTGGCCCTGACAAGGCTCCGCATACAGGAACAGAGCGGTGCGAGAGATAAGATGATAATCCAGGCCATTGAGGCGCTTGATGACATTGACAAAGTCATCAACCTCCTAGTTTCCCGCCTCAGGGAGTGGTACAGCCTCCACCTCCCGGAGCTGGACGAGATTCTGCCCAAGCATCAGCAGTACGTTGCCTTCGTCAAGACCATAGGACCGAGGGAAAACGTCACCGAGGAGAAGCTCAGGGAGCTTGGCCTTCCCGATGGAAAGATCGAAAAGATAGTCAAGGCCGCCGAGAGCTCCATGGGCGCCCCGCTCGGCAAGTTCGATAGCGACATAATCCAGAAGCTCGCCAGCGAGATAAGCGACCTCTATAAGCTGAGGGAGCAGATAGAGGACTACCTCGAGACTGCCATGGACGAGGTCGCCCCGAACCTCAAGGCCCTCGTTGGTGCGAAGCTCGGTGCCAGGCTACTCAGCCTCGCTGGAGGCCTCAAGGAACTCGCCATGATGCCGGCATCGACCATACAGGTTCTCGGTGCCGAGAAGGCGCTCTTCAGGCACCTCAGAACCGGTGCCAAGCCGCCGAAGCACGGTGTCATATTCCAGTATCCCGCCATAAACCGCTCACCGTGGTGGCAGAGGGGTAAGATAGCAAGGGCTCTCGCCGGCAAGCTTGCCATAGCTGCCAGAGTCGACTACTTCTCCGGCGAATACATCGCTGAAGAGCTCAAGCAGGAGTTGGAGCAGAGGATAAAGGAGATCAAGGAAAAGTACCCGAACCCACCCAAGAGGAAGGCCAAGCCAGAGAAGAAAAAGAAGGAGAAGAAGTTCAAGAAGAAGGGCAAGGAGAAGTTCAGGGGCAAGGAAAAGAAGAAAGGAAAAGGCGAGGGTAAAAAGGGTGGAAAGAAGAAAAAGAAGGGTGGCAAGAGGTGATTTGAATGAAGATTAAAAAGCACAAGTTCCCGGGCGTTTACGTCTTCATCGATGAGGACGGGAGCGAGAAGATAGCCACCAAGAACCTCGTCCCCGGCCAGAAGGTCTACGGCGAGAGGCTGATCAAGTTTGAGGGCGAGGAGTACAGGGTCTGGAACCCGAGGAGGTCAAAGCTCGGCGCGGCCATACTCAATGGCCTCAAGCACTTCCCGATTAAGCCGGGCTCAACCGTGCTCTACCTCGGTGTAGCGAGCGGAACTACTGCATCTCACGTCAGCGACATAGTCGGCTGGGAGGGCAAGGTCTTTGGAGTGGAGTTCTCGCCGCGCGTCCTCAGGGAGCTCGTTCCGATAGTCGAGGAGAGAAGGAACATAGTTCCGATACTCGGCGATGCAACGAAGCCAGAAGGTTATCGCGCGCTGGTTCCCAAGGTGGACGTCATCTTCGAGGACGTCGCCCAGCCTACGCAGGCGAAGATACTCATCGACAACGCAAAGGTCTTCCTCAAGAGCGGCGGCTACGGAATGATATCCGTCAAGAGCAGGAGCATTGACGTCACCAAGGAACCGGAGCAGGTCTTCAAGGAGGTCGAGAAGGAGCTTGCAACCTACTTCGAGGTCGTCGAGAGGCTTTCGCTTGAGCCCTACGAGAAGGACCACGCGCTGTTCGTGGTCAGGAAGCCTTGAGTCTCTCTTTACTTTTGAGCATGGGGGTGCCGGGATGGTTTTTGACTCGGCGATCCCTCTATTGGTGGTACTGGCGCCATTTCTGCTCATTGTTTCTTTTGTGGCCATCAAGATAAAGCTCTACCTCGATGAGTACGTTCCCCGCAGGGTTGTCGTTAGGCATGATGGCGGA
This region includes:
- a CDS encoding C/D box methylation guide ribonucleoprotein complex aNOP56 subunit (functions along with aFIB and aL7a; guides 2'-O-methylation of ribose to specific sites in RNAs) translates to MKAYLAENVRGIYAFDESGNLIDQKVFSGKPEVSLDRLLKGESSDELLSFLKELESRGYDEFVVEDSELSRALKELGYNVTAEFPNIAGEKLRSNPEEFLGENWFEEYFSVGVALTRLRIQEQSGARDKMIIQAIEALDDIDKVINLLVSRLREWYSLHLPELDEILPKHQQYVAFVKTIGPRENVTEEKLRELGLPDGKIEKIVKAAESSMGAPLGKFDSDIIQKLASEISDLYKLREQIEDYLETAMDEVAPNLKALVGAKLGARLLSLAGGLKELAMMPASTIQVLGAEKALFRHLRTGAKPPKHGVIFQYPAINRSPWWQRGKIARALAGKLAIAARVDYFSGEYIAEELKQELEQRIKEIKEKYPNPPKRKAKPEKKKKEKKFKKKGKEKFRGKEKKKGKGEGKKGGKKKKKGGKR
- a CDS encoding fibrillarin-like rRNA/tRNA 2'-O-methyltransferase, translating into MKIKKHKFPGVYVFIDEDGSEKIATKNLVPGQKVYGERLIKFEGEEYRVWNPRRSKLGAAILNGLKHFPIKPGSTVLYLGVASGTTASHVSDIVGWEGKVFGVEFSPRVLRELVPIVEERRNIVPILGDATKPEGYRALVPKVDVIFEDVAQPTQAKILIDNAKVFLKSGGYGMISVKSRSIDVTKEPEQVFKEVEKELATYFEVVERLSLEPYEKDHALFVVRKP